A single genomic interval of Helianthus annuus cultivar XRQ/B chromosome 13, HanXRQr2.0-SUNRISE, whole genome shotgun sequence harbors:
- the LOC118485967 gene encoding U-box domain-containing protein 16-like — protein sequence MPTPHLSILSLNFPSDTNHYTSLPPSLLSEAINTPLLCYFYFSHLGFPSLQCNVYASFDHTLFSFLLIIMKFQQNTIGSLAVDHLPAGARNHNLWSTCRRKIIDTISCGGAGYRHTHTVHSPVALNPNTDETKPKLESRSDKKSEKLSELLKVSEVMEAEEEEVKKKVEVLEEMKQVVKRLQCGGNDDVLDGAKEVRRLAKDDSDARTTLALLGAIPPLIGMLDSGDLDFRVAGLYAILNIGIGNDTNKAAIVKAGAVHKMLDLINSQTKGLPNPDVCSAIVANFLGLTALDSNKPIIGSSGAVLFLVKTLRSSVEGEANSQVVQDCLRALYNLSLLPSNVLPMIEIDDFVPFLLTTLGDMEVSDRILAILSNVVTTPEGRKAISSAHDSFQILVDVLSWTDSPDCQEKATYILMVMAHKSYRDRQIMIESGISSTLLELTLLGSTLAQKRASRILEILRIDKGKQVSETFVGSSGANVSAPQCGSVDSRLVRSTDPSKDSEDDTMMSDETKAVKHLVQQSLHSNMRRMAKRANLPQDFVPSEHFRSLTSMSTSKSLPF from the exons ATGCCTACTCCCCACCTCAgcattctctctctaaactttCCATCTGACACGAATCACTATACTTCCCTCCCTCCATCCCTTCTTTCAGAAGCCATTAACACTCCTCTCCTCTGCTACTTTTACTTTTCTCATCTAGGGTTTCCATCGCTGCAATGCAATGTATATGCTTCATTTGATCATACCCTATTTTCATTCCTACTAATAATCATGAAATTTCAACAAAACACTATTGGATCGCTTGCTGTTGACCACCTACCCGCCGGTGCCCGGAATCACAACCTCTGGTCAACATGCCGGCGCAAAATCATCGACACGATCAGCTGCGGCGGCGCCGGTTACCGCCACACTCACACCGTCCATTCTCCGGTGGCGCTAAATCCAAACACCGACGAAACTAAACCTAAACTCGAATCCAGATCTGATAAAAAATCTGAGAAGTTATCGGAGTTGTTGAAGGTATCGGAGGTTATGGAAGCAGAAGAAGAGGAGGTGAAGAAGAAGGTGGAGGTATTGGAGGAGATGAAGCAGGTGGTGAAACGGTTGCAGTGTGGCGGGAACGACGACGTTTTGGATGGCGCGAAGGAGGTGAGGCGGTTAGCGAAGGATGATTCGGATGCTAGAACGACGTTAGCGTTGCTTGGTGCTATTCCGCCGTTGATTGGAATGCTTGATTCCGGTGATCTGGATTTCAGAGTTGCTGGACTTTATGCGATTTTGAATATCGGAATCGGCAATGACAC GAACAAAGCTGCCATTGTTAAAGCAGGGGCAGTGCACAAAATGCTTGATCTAATCAACTCTCAAACTAAAGGTTTACCTAACCCGGATGTGTGTTCAGCAATAGTAGCAAATTTTCTTGGGTTAACTGCGCTCGACTCTAACAAACCCATTATCGGATCATCAGGAGCAGTCTTGTTCTTGGTCAAAACCCTCCGGAGTTCAGTTGAAGGTGAAGCGAATTCACAAGTTGTTCAAGATTGTTTAAGGGCACTCTATAACTTGTCACTCTTGCCTTCAAATGTCTTACCGATGATCGAAATCGATGATTTTGTTCCGTTTTTGTTGACCACATTGGGAGATATGGAAGTTAGTGATAGAATCTTGGCGATCTTGAGCAATGTGGTGACTACACCCGAGGGTCGGAAGGCGATAAGTAGTGCTCATGATTCGTTTCAGATATTGGTGGATGTTTTAAGTTGGACGGATTCGCCTGATTGTCAAGAAAAGGCGACATACATATTGATGGTGATGGCTCATAAGTCGTATCGAGACCGACAAATCATGATTGAGTCCGGGATTTCATCTACGCTTCTTGAACTAACACTTCTTGGTAGCACCTTAGCACAAAAACGAGCATCTCGGATTTTAGAAATTTTAAGAATCGACAAAGGTAAACAAGTGTCTGAAACCTTTGTAGGTAGTAGTGGGGCAAATGTTTCAGCGCCCCAGTGTGGGTCTGTTGATTCCAGACTAGTGAGATCAACAGACCCCTCAAAGGATTCAGAGGACGACACGATGATGAGTGACGAGACTAAAGCGGTTAAGCATTTGGTACAACAAAGTTTGCATAGCAATATGAGGAGGATGGCGAAGAGGGCGAATTTGCCACAAGATTTCGTGCCGTCGGAGCATTTTAGATCGCTTACATCTATGTCAACTTCAAAGAGTTTGCCATTTTGA